A window of the Henckelia pumila isolate YLH828 chromosome 3, ASM3356847v2, whole genome shotgun sequence genome harbors these coding sequences:
- the LOC140890521 gene encoding phosphoribosylaminoimidazole carboxylase, chloroplastic-like isoform X1, which yields MFLEFRPSIMKRLSFTQIPSLALFNSDKNTVFSSNSVAMNNSSSCSHNILLNYEIPRKHCRASLDARNVTPRGTNTQVHGLSETVVGVLGGGQLGRMLCEAASPMGIKVVVLDPAENCPASGLCQHHMVGSYDDSATVTEFSKRCGVLTVEIEHVDAATLEKLEQEGVDCQPRASTIRIIQDKYLQKVHFSRHAIPVPKFVQIDDFEGAKRAGDLFGYPLMIKSKRLAYDGRGNAVAKNEGELSSAVGVLGGYARGLYAEKWTPFVKELSVILARGRDNTMACYPVVETIHRENICHIVKSPANVSWKILKLATDVAYKAVSSLDGAGIFAVELFLTADGQVLLNEVAPRPHNSGHHTIESCFASQYENHLRAVVGLPLGNPSMKTPAAIMYNILGEEEGELGFLLANQLIGSALRIPGASVHWYDKPEMRKQRKMGHITIVGPSMGIVEAQLKSMLGEEISDDRHVGSPRVGIIMGSDSDLPVMKDAAKILREFNVPTEVRIVSAHRTPEMMFEYAASARGRGIQVIIAGAGGAAHLPGMVAALTPLPVIGVPVRASTLDGLDSLLSIVQMPRGVPVATVAINNATNAGLLAVRLLGISDIDLQARMAQYLEDRRDEVLVKGDKLEKGGWEDYLNA from the exons ATGTTTCTTGAGTTCCGACCGAGCATAATGAAAAGGCTGAGTTTCACTCAAATCCCTTCCTTAGCTTTATTCAATTCCGACAAGAACACGGTTTTCTCGAGTAATTCTGTTGCGATGAACAATAGTTCTTCTTGTTCTCACAATATTCTGCTTAACTATGAGATTCCTCGAAAACATTGCAGAGCTTCTTTGGATGCCCGAAATGTTACACCCAG GGGTACCAACACACAAGTCCATGGTTTGTCTGAAACAGTTGTAGGTGTTCTTGGAGGTGGGCAACTTGGTCGTATGTTGTGTGAAGCAGCTTCTCCCATGGGAATAAAGGTGGTTGTTCTGGACCCTGCTGAGAATTGTCCAGCAAGTGGCCTGTGCCAGCATCATATGGTTGGAAGCTATGATGACAGTGCTACAGTAACAGAATTTTCTAAAAG ATGTGGAGTATTAACTGTGGAAATCGAGCACGTTGATGCTGCTACTCTTGAGAAACTTGAACAAGAAGGGGTGGATTGCCAACCCAGAGCTTCAACTATTCGAATTATTCAG GATAAATATCTTCAGAAGGTGCATTTTTCTCGACATGCAATACCAGTCCCTAAATTCGTCCAG ATAGATGATTTTGAAGGTGCGAAAAGAGCTGGTGATCTGTTTGGTTATCCTTTGATGATAAAGAGCAAAAGGCTAGCTTATGATGGGAGAGGTAATGCTGTTGCTAAAAACGAAGGAGAACTATCATCGGCTGTGGGAG TCCTCGGAGGATATGCCCGTGGTTTATATGCTGAGAAATGGACACCATTTGTGAAG GAGCTTTCTGTCATATTGGCTAGAGGACGAGATAATACTATGGCGTGCTATCCTGTTGTAGAAACTATCCACAG GGAGAACATTTGTCACATTGTCAAGTCCCCCGCCAATGTATCGTGGAAGATTCTAAAACTTGCAACTGATGTTGCATACAAGGCCGTGAGTTCTTTAGACGGCGCTGGTATATTTGCGGTTGAGTTGTTTTTGACAGCTGATGGCCAG GTCTTACTCAATGAAGTGGCACCCAGACCTCATAATAGTGGGCATCACACAATTGAGTCGTGTTTTGCTTCACAATATGAGAACCATCTGAGGGCCGTTGTTGGTCTTCCACTAGGCAATCCATCGATGAAAACTCCAGCAGCTATCATGTACAATATACTGGGAGAGGAGGAG GGAGAACTAGGTTTCCTACTTGCCAATCAATTAATTGGAAGTGCATTGAGAATCCCTGGAGCATCAGTTCATTGGTATGACAAACCAG AGATGAGGAAGCAAAGAAAGATGGGTCACATCACAATTGTCGGCCCCTCTATGGGCATTGTTGAAGCTCAGTTAAAATCCATGTTAGGAGAGGAGATCTCAGATGACCGGCATGTAG GTTCACCTCGTGTCGGGATCATAATGGGCTCTGATTCAGACCTTCCTGTGATGAAGGATGCTGCAAAGATTTTAAGAGAGTTTAATGTGCCTACTGAG GTGAGAATAGTTTCAGCCCACCGGACCCCTGAAATGATGTTTGAGTACGCCGCATCTGCTCGGGGTCGTGGAATTCAGGTTATCATAGCTGGTGCAGGTGGTGCTGCTCATTTACCAG GCATGGTAGCTGCATTGACCCCCTTGCCTGTGATTGGTGTTCCGGTACGAGCATCCACGTTAGATGGACTTGACTCCCTCTTGTCTATTGTTCAG ATGCCGAGGGGAGTCCCAGTGGCGACAGTGGCAATAAACAATGCAACAAATGCTGGTTTACTTGCAGTAAGATTGTTAGGGATTAGTGACATTGATTTGCAAGCTAG gATGGCTCAATACCTTGAAGATAGAAGAGATGAGGTCTTAGTTAAGGGAGATAAACTGGAAAAAGGTGGCTGGGAAGACTACTTGAATGCGTAA
- the LOC140890521 gene encoding uncharacterized protein isoform X2 yields the protein MRKQRKMGHITIVGPSMGIVEAQLKSMLGEEISDDRHVGSPRVGIIMGSDSDLPVMKDAAKILREFNVPTEVRIVSAHRTPEMMFEYAASARGRGIQVIIAGAGGAAHLPGMVAALTPLPVIGVPVRASTLDGLDSLLSIVQMPRGVPVATVAINNATNAGLLAVRLLGISDIDLQARMAQYLEDRRDEVLVKGDKLEKGGWEDYLNA from the exons ATGAGGAAGCAAAGAAAGATGGGTCACATCACAATTGTCGGCCCCTCTATGGGCATTGTTGAAGCTCAGTTAAAATCCATGTTAGGAGAGGAGATCTCAGATGACCGGCATGTAG GTTCACCTCGTGTCGGGATCATAATGGGCTCTGATTCAGACCTTCCTGTGATGAAGGATGCTGCAAAGATTTTAAGAGAGTTTAATGTGCCTACTGAG GTGAGAATAGTTTCAGCCCACCGGACCCCTGAAATGATGTTTGAGTACGCCGCATCTGCTCGGGGTCGTGGAATTCAGGTTATCATAGCTGGTGCAGGTGGTGCTGCTCATTTACCAG GCATGGTAGCTGCATTGACCCCCTTGCCTGTGATTGGTGTTCCGGTACGAGCATCCACGTTAGATGGACTTGACTCCCTCTTGTCTATTGTTCAG ATGCCGAGGGGAGTCCCAGTGGCGACAGTGGCAATAAACAATGCAACAAATGCTGGTTTACTTGCAGTAAGATTGTTAGGGATTAGTGACATTGATTTGCAAGCTAG gATGGCTCAATACCTTGAAGATAGAAGAGATGAGGTCTTAGTTAAGGGAGATAAACTGGAAAAAGGTGGCTGGGAAGACTACTTGAATGCGTAA
- the LOC140890263 gene encoding F-box protein At3g62230, translated as MDHFSYLPEAVILIIVSFLPFRDAVRTSVLSRRWRHFWTATGDVDLHQSYFFVTNGSDSQTMDYMHFMQRWMQNFRAPQMRRFRVVFSGSVISPGSDMQRCVEFFSGNIRRETREVHLDFSDPSWELHGIDHKPQTIIQLPFFRPHATLGSLHLSACRFDFLRCDTFAALKNVYLGWIEVPGYTLNRFVAMCPSLEDLRLKRCWNVSEMMIGAQRLKVLVIDKCMEPESISIDAPLLNTFKYYGLCTYVGMDYHRNMEEAVFDFGVQSEVSDQGDGQMLYNLLLEIFSVRVLTICSYMLQVLPMCEEPLSLESKLKNMRHLILKTQLHMNEYYGISFFLESCPHLELLEIHLGARRIFPDYEPPFKFEEHPFLIRDERHRRNYRCLKRTLKTVKVKGFKGTDDEIVVLRYLLKFGLVLENLFVHLSKEKGANGVDMEATYIENLRRLIQLGTSSPCLQVYTNYNQDD; from the exons ATGGATCACTTCTCTTATCTCCCTGAAGCTGTCATTCTCATCATCGTCTCCTTTCTCCCATTCAGAGACGCTGTCAGAACTTCTGTCCTCTCCAGAAGGTGGCGCCACTTCTGGACTGCCACCGGGGACGTCGATCTCCACCAGAGTTATTTCTTCGTCACCAATGGATCAGATTCCCAAACAATGGATTACATGCATTTCATGCAACGATGGATGCAAAACTTCCGAGCGCCTCAAATGAGAAGGTTCCGGGTCGTTTTCTCCGGCAGCGTCATCTCTCCGGGTTCCGACATGCAACGATGCGTGGAGTTTTTCTCGGGGAATATCCGTCGGGAAACCAGAGAAGTTCATCTCGATTTCTCCGACCCTTCGTGGGAATTACATGGTATCGATCATAAACCTCAGACGATCATCCAACTCCCCTTCTTTCGACCACATGCGACGTTGGGATCCCTCCATTTGTCCGCCTGCAGATTCGATTTCCTCCGATGTGACACCTTTGCAGCACTGAAAAATGTTTATCTGGGATGGATCGAAGTGCCCGGCTACACTCTCAACAGATTCGTAGCCATGTGCCCTTCGTTGGAGGATCTGAGGCTTAAGAGATGCTGGAACGTGAGTGAAATGATGATCGGCGCGCAGAGACTGAAGGTTCTTGTTATCGACAAATGTATGGAGCCCGAATCGATATCCATCGATGCGCCGTTGTTGAATACCTTCAAATACTACGGTCTGTGTACTTATGTGGGGATGGATTATCACAGGAACATGGAGGAGGCGGTGTTTGATTTCGGGGTTCAATCCGAAGTTTCGGACCAAGGAGATGGGCAGATGCTTTACAATCTGCTTTTAGAAATTTTCAGCGTCAGGGTTCTCACCATTTGCAGTTACATGCTTcag GTGTTACCAATGTGTGAAGAGCCGCTGTCGCTGGAGTCGAAGCTTAAAAATATGAGGCACTTGATATTGAAGACGCAGTTGCATATGAATGAATATTATGGGATAAGCTTTTTCTTGGAGAGTTGTCCACATTTGGAACTTCTTGAAATTCACTTGGGCGCTAGGAGGATTTTCCCG GATTACGAACCTCCATTCAAGTTCGAGGAACATCCATTCTTGATTCGCGACGAACGACATCGGAGAAACTATCGATGTCTGAAACGAACTTTGAAGACAGTGAAGGTGAAGGGATTCAAAGGGACAGATGATGAAATAGTGGTGCTCAGATATTTGCTCAAATTCGGGCTCGTTCTGGAGAATCTGTTCGTTCATCTGTCCAAGGAGAAAGGCGCGAATGGCGTCGACATGGAAGCAACTTATATAGAAAACCTTCGGAGGTTGATACAGTTGGGGACTTCGTCTCCTTGTCTTCAAGTATACACAAACTACAATCAAGATgattaa
- the LOC140890262 gene encoding L-type lectin-domain containing receptor kinase IX.2-like translates to MAPKSKKTSSASSSKAEDNSSKKVMINEPRVFSYQEITEMTDQFHKLLGAGEYGRVYQGTYNNRNVAVKIYKLTGKRYWENERDALSSLDDSKNIVSLIGIQYDDGEHFSIVMNHVSTTLQVVLERKELEWKVAHKILLQLATAIQELSRKDFVVGDIKLDNVLLDQDYNVFLCDFGSARRGGKDMPTVNSHYAAKEVSLKGHGSYATDIFSFGVIMLQMIMKENKFGGVPSTPFLHVAGKQKRESSSKKEDDHISVKAKTKYNLSQEVVHKSILSSGCSTKDAATLAKLGIECADHFENRRPTVDEVIAKLRGLKS, encoded by the exons ATGGCGCCGAAATCGAAGAAAACAAGTTCAGCTTCAAGTTCAAAAGCCGAAGATAACTCTTCAAAAAAAGTG ATGATAAATGAGCCACGAGTTTTCAGCTATCAAGAAATCACAGAAATGACGGATCAGTTTCATAAACTGCTTGGTGCGGGAGAATACGGCCGGGTGTATCAGGGGACTTACAACAATAGAAATGTTGCAGTCAAGATATACAAACTAACTGGAAAGCGTTACTGGGAG AATGAAAGAGACGCCCTCTCTAGCTTGGATGATTCAAAAAACATTGTATCCCTAATTGGAATACAATATGATGACGGTGAACACTTCAGTATTGTTATGAATCATGTATCTACCACTCTACAAGTTGTTCTGGAAC GAAAGGAACTTGAATGGAAAGTTGCGCATAAGATACTCTTACAACTTGCGACGGCGATTCAAGAACTTTCTCGCAAAGACTTCGTTGTAGGTGATATCAAACTTGACAACGTGTTGTTGGATCAG GATTACAATGTGTTTCTGTGCGATTTCGGATCGGCTAGGAGGGGAGGGAAAGACATGCCAACCGTAAATTCACACTATGCTGCAAAAGAAGTGTCACTAAAAG GGCATGGATCATATGCAACAGACATCTTTAGCTTTGGCGTCATTATGCTCCAAATGATAATGAAGGAAAATAAGTTTGGAGGAGTGCCTTCCACACCTTTCCTACACGTAGCCGGAAAACAGAAGAGGGAAAGTAGCTCGAAAAAGGAAGACGATCACATATCAGTGAAGGCAAAGACAAAATATAATCTGAGTCAAGAGGTCGTTCACAAATCAATATTGAGTTCGGGATGCAGCACTAAAGATGCGGCTACTCTCGCAAAATTGGGAATTGAATGCGCTGATCACTTTGAAAATAGGCGTCCTACTGTTGATGAAGTTATAGCAAAGTTGCGAGGACTGAAGTCCTAG
- the LOC140890264 gene encoding uncharacterized protein, translating to MARTSYVSGPVPRENKSAKPNLVAIGTRGTVGSLFKKEIDYFTRPCSNNDQRSHDLALCSASSVKFSDPKIESTINNIARKKKKRGSNRLIPSMCAMVEVVERNQTSGFTYRNLKADLKRGSIY from the exons ATGGCACGAACGTCCTACGTTTCCGGCCCCGTGCCTCGCGAAAACAAGTCCGCGAAACCGAATCTGGTGGCAATAGGGACAAGAGGCACTGTCGGATCCCTATTCAAGAAAGAGATAGATTACTTCACCCGGCCGTGCTCCAATAATGATCAGCGTTCCCATGATCTTGCGCTCTGCTCGGCTTCGAGTGTCAAGTTTTCTGATCCTAAGATCGAATCAACCATCAATAACATTGctcgaaagaagaagaagagaggaAGCAATAGGCTCATACCAAGCATGTGTGCTATGGTTGAAGTAGTGGAAAGGAATCAGACATCAGGATTTACATACAGGAATCTGAAGGCAGATCTTAAAAG GGGTTCCATCTACTGA